The following coding sequences are from one Zalophus californianus isolate mZalCal1 chromosome 15, mZalCal1.pri.v2, whole genome shotgun sequence window:
- the ABCB10 gene encoding ATP-binding cassette sub-family B member 10, mitochondrial isoform X4: MSAPFFLGKIIDVIYTNPTVDCLSKLTRLCLVLSGMFLCGAAANAVRVYLMQTSGQRIVNRLRTSLFSSVLRQEVAFFDKTRTGELINRLSSDTALLGRSVTVNLSDGLRAGAQASVGIGMMFFVSPNLATFVLSVVPPISILAVVYGRYLRKLTKVTQDSLAQATQLAEERIGNIRTVRAFGKEMTEIEKYTSKVDRVMQLARKEAFAQACFFGATGLSGNLIVLSVLYKGGLLMGSAHMTVGELSSFLMYAFWVGLSIGGLSSFYSELMKGLGAGGRLWELLEREPELPFNEGVILNKESFQGTLEFRNVHFAYPARPEVPIFQDFSLSIPSASVTALVGPSGSGKSTVVSLLLRLYDPMSGTISLDGRDIRQLNPVWLRSKIGTVSQEPILFSCSIAENIAYGADDPSSVTAEQIERVADVANAGAFIRNFPQGFNTVVGEKGVLLSDVTNWKKLSSNCHLAYQKNLLPRIFVKAFKFKKKILSLSGGQKQRIAIARALLKNPKILLLDEATSALDAENEHLVQEALDRLMEGRTVLIIAHRLSTIKNANTVAVLDQGRITECGKHEELLSKPDGTYRKLMDKQRLSSV, encoded by the exons GTCAGCGCATTGTGAATAGGTTGAGAACTTCGTTATTCTCCTCTGTTCTGAGGCAAGAAGTTGCTTTCTTTGACAAGACTCGCACAGGAGAATTGATTAACCGCCTCTCCTCAGACACCGCACTCCTAGGGCGCTCGGTGACCGTAAACCTCTCGGATGGGCTCCGGGCTGGGGCCCAGGCTTCTGTTGGCATTGGCATGATG TTTTTTGTCTCACCAAATCTGGCCACTTTTGTTTTGAGTGTGGTGCCTCCAATATCCATCCTTGCTGTGGTTTATGGACGTTATCTACGGAAACTAACCAAAGTTACACAGGATTCCCTGGCACAAGCCACTCAG CTAGCTGAGGAACGTATTGGAAATATAAGAACTGTTCGAGCTTTTGGTAAAGAAATGACTGAAATAGAGAAATACACCAGCAAAGTGGACCGCGTGATGCAGTTAGCAAGGAAAGAAGCATTTGCTCAGGCTTGCTTCTTCGGAGCA ACAGGGCTCTCCGGGAACCTGATCGTGCTTTCTGTCTTGTACAAAGGAGGGCTGCTGATGGGCAGTGCCCACATGACCGTGGGTGAACTCTCGTCCTTCCTAATGTATGCTTTCTGGGTTGGATTAAGCATTGGAG GTCTGAGCTCTTTCTACTCGGAGCTGATGAAAGGGCTGGGTGCCGGGGGACGCCTCTGGGAGCTCcttgagagagagcctgagctgCCTTTTAATG AAGGGGTCATTTTAAACAAGGAGAGCTTCCAGGGCACTTTGGAGTTTAGGAATGTGCATTTCGCCTATCCAGCTCGCCCAGAGGTGCCCATATTCCAGGATTTCAGCCTTTCTATCCCATCAGCATCGGTCACAGCGCTGGTTGGCCCAAGTGGTTCTGGCAAATCAACAGTGGTGTCCCTCCTGCTGAGGTTGTATGACCCCATGTCTG GAACTATCAGTCTCGATGGCCGTGATATCCGTCAGCTAAATCCAGTCTGGCTGAGATCCAAGATTGGGACAGTGAGTCAG GaaccaattttgttttcttgctccATTGCTGAGAACATTGCTTATGGTGCAGACGACCCTTCCTCGGTGACTGCCGAGCAGATAGAGAGAGTGGCTGATGTAGCCAACGCAGGTGCTTTCATCCGAAACTTCCCCCAAGGATTCAACACTGTGGTCGGAGAAAAGGGCGTTCTCCTTTCAG ATGTGACTAACTGGAAGAAGCTATCTTCAAATTGCCACTTAGCTTATCAGAAAAACCTGTTACCAAGAATTTTTGTTAAGgctttcaagtttaaaaaaaaaatattgtccttGTCAGGTGGGCAGAAACAACGGATTGCCATTGCCCGTGCTCTGCTTAAG aatccCAAAATTCTTCTCCTAGACGAAGCAACCAG TGCCCTCGATGCTGAAAACGAGCACCTTGTGCAAGAAGCTCTAGACCGACTCATGGAAGGAAGAACAGTGTTAATTATTGCCCACCGTCTGTCCACTATTAAGAATGCTAATACGGTGGCTGTTCTTGACCAAGGAAGGATTACAGAATGCGGGAAACATGAAGAACTGCTTTCAAAACCAGATGGGACATACAGGAAATTAATGGACAAGCAAAGGCTTAGTTCAGTGTAA